The Hydrogenobacter thermophilus TK-6 genome window below encodes:
- a CDS encoding radical SAM protein, with amino-acid sequence MGEEQKLRILSRLTAFERDGDINLESCIYMASTPRGKVPVLKVMQTTMCDKNCTYCAFRRDRDITPRLYIPPEELAKSFMKLYNSKKVKGLFLSSGIFGHSEFIMEKMIDTVKILRSKYDFKGYVHLKLMPGISLQTLEEAVKVADRVSINIETSKEERIKRIAKGKSILQDILPKMEAVNKLLQNYRDKSQITQMMVGVDGEKDEEIIRAVHFLNRHYRLSRIYFSAFFPVKGTPLENRPPESPLREYRLYQVDFLIRDYHFELEDLKRVLVDGNLPLDRDPKEAWAQANPELFPVELNTADYRILIRVPGIGRETAKEIIKRRREKKLGYPQDLKGIRNLKKVLQYTTLNGRYYGTKSLF; translated from the coding sequence ATGGGTGAAGAGCAAAAACTCCGCATCCTTTCCAGATTGACAGCTTTTGAAAGAGATGGAGACATAAATTTAGAGAGTTGCATATATATGGCTTCTACGCCAAGAGGCAAAGTTCCAGTTCTCAAGGTTATGCAAACTACCATGTGCGATAAAAACTGCACCTACTGCGCCTTTAGAAGGGATAGAGACATAACTCCAAGGCTCTACATACCACCAGAAGAACTCGCAAAATCTTTTATGAAGCTCTACAATTCCAAGAAGGTAAAAGGTCTTTTCCTCTCATCGGGCATATTCGGACACTCTGAGTTCATCATGGAAAAGATGATAGATACAGTAAAAATTCTAAGGAGCAAGTATGACTTTAAGGGATATGTGCACTTGAAGCTTATGCCGGGCATATCCCTTCAGACGCTGGAAGAAGCGGTAAAGGTGGCGGATAGAGTTTCCATAAATATTGAAACATCAAAGGAAGAAAGGATAAAGAGGATAGCTAAAGGTAAAAGCATATTGCAAGACATACTTCCCAAGATGGAGGCTGTGAATAAGCTACTGCAAAATTACAGAGACAAAAGTCAGATCACCCAGATGATGGTGGGTGTTGATGGAGAAAAGGATGAGGAGATAATAAGAGCCGTTCACTTCCTAAACAGACACTACAGACTCAGCAGAATATACTTCAGCGCCTTCTTTCCTGTAAAAGGCACACCGCTGGAGAACAGACCTCCAGAAAGTCCTCTGCGTGAGTACAGGCTCTATCAGGTGGACTTTCTCATAAGGGACTACCACTTTGAGCTTGAAGACCTAAAGAGAGTGCTGGTGGATGGCAACCTTCCCCTTGACAGAGACCCAAAGGAAGCCTGGGCGCAAGCAAACCCTGAGCTTTTCCCTGTTGAGCTAAACACAGCAGACTACCGTATCTTAATCAGGGTGCCCGGTATAGGAAGAGAAACCGCAAAAGAGATAATAAAGAGGCGCAGGGAGAAAAAATTGGGATATCCTCAGGACCTGAAGGGTATAAGAAACCTCAAAAAGGTGCTCCAGTATACCACATTAAACGGAAGGTACTACGGGACTAAGAGCCTTTTTTGA